Proteins from one Mixophyes fleayi isolate aMixFle1 chromosome 9, aMixFle1.hap1, whole genome shotgun sequence genomic window:
- the ZC4H2 gene encoding zinc finger C4H2 domain-containing protein: protein MGDEQEIMCKLESIKEIRNKTLQMEKIKARLKAEFDSLESEERHLKEYKQEMDLLLQEKMAHVEELRLIHADINVMENTIKQSESDLNKLLESTRRLHEEYKPLKEHVDALRMTLGLQRLPDLCEEEEKLSLDYFEKQKAEWQTEPQEPPIPESLAAAAAAAQQLQVARKQDTRQTATFRQQPPPMKACLSCHQQIHRNAPICPLCKAKSRSRNPKKPKRKQDE, encoded by the exons ATGGGCGATGAACAAGAAATTATGTGTAAGCTGGAGAGCATCAAAGAGATCAG GAATAAGACTCTTCAGATGGAGAAGATAAAGGCTCGCCTGAAAGCAGAGTTTGATTCCTTGGAGTCTGAGGAGCGACACCTGAAGGAGTACAAACAAGAAATGGACCTTTTGCTTCAGGAGAAGATGGCCCATGTGGAAGAGCTGAGACTTATCCACGCTGACATTAATGTG ATGGAAAATACTATCAAACAGTCAGAGAGTGACTTAAACAAACTGTTGGAGTCTACTCGCCGACTGCATGAGGAGTACAAGCCACTGAAAGAGCATGTAGATGCTTTGAGAATGACCCTAGGACTGCAGAGGCTGCCAGACTTGTGTGAAGAGGAGGAAAAGCTGTCTCTGGA CTACTTTGAAAAACAGAAAGCGGAGTGGCAAACAGAACCTCAGGAGCCACCTATACCGGAATCCCTGGCGGCAGCGGCAGCAGCAGCGCAGCAGCTACAAGTAGCCAGAAAGCAGGATACCAGACAGACAGCCACATTCCGGCAGCAGCCGCCTCCCATGAAG GCCTGCTTGTCTTGCCATCAGCAAATCCACCGCAATGCACCCATCTGCCCACTCTGCAAAGCAAAGAGCCGATCTCGAAATCCAAAGAAGCCAAAACGGAAACAAGATGAATAG